A genome region from Setaria italica strain Yugu1 chromosome III, Setaria_italica_v2.0, whole genome shotgun sequence includes the following:
- the LOC101757271 gene encoding protein NUCLEAR FUSION DEFECTIVE 4 — protein sequence MATPRARTRWSALAASALIQCCAGSSYCFGVYSPALKASQRYDQSALDAVAFFKDIGANAGVLSGFLAAWAPAGRRRPWLVLLAGALLCAAGYIPMWLAVAGIAHAPLPLMCAYMLLAAQAQTFFNTADVVCAVENFPDRRGTVIGIMKGFLGLSGAILVQIYRTLHIDPTAFILMLAILPTTIAVMLMSFVDVHSTHERYNKKFLDAFSLIAVTVAVYLMIIIICDQVFMISSAAQTVCFVILLLLALSPVAVAVKAQKLESIQHEEPTSSEQRIGLLREEVAEGSESASSSTALLGSNQDLSAGKENLNVLQAMGKLNFWLLFLAMACGMGSGLATVNNISQIGGSLGYTNKETSTLVSLWSIWNFSGRFGAGFISDHFLRLRGVGRPFFIGATLLIMSVGHGIISSGLPASLYIGSVLVGLCYGCQWALMPSITSEIFGLNHFGTIFNMVAVASPVGSYILSVRVVGYIYDMESTPHEHGCHGKHCFALSFMIMACVCVFGSVVAFVLFVRTRKFYRRVVYARLQSFLDK from the exons atggcgacgcCACGGGCGCGGACGCGCTGGTCGGCGCTGGCCGCCAGCGCGCTCATCCAGTGCTGCGCCGGGAGCTCCTACTGCTTCGGCGTCTACTCGCCGGCGCTCAAGGCCTCCCAGCGCTACGACCAGTCCGCGCTCGACGCCGTCGCCTTCTTCAAGGACATCGGCGCCAACGCCGGCGTCCTCTCGGGCTTCCTCGCCGCATGGGCGCCCGCGGGAAGGCGCCGCCCCTGGCTCGTACTCCTCGCTGGCgccctcctctgcgccgccggctACATCCCCATgtggctcgccgtcgccgggatCGCGCACGCGCCGCTCCCGCTCATGTGCGCCTACATGCTGCTCGCCGCGCAGGCGCAGACCTTCTTCAACACCGCCGACGTAGTCTGCGCCGTCGAGAACTTCCCCGATCGCCGAGGCACGGTCATCGGCATCATGAAG GGTTTTCTAGGCCTAAGTGGGGCGATACTAGTCCAAATATACCGCACTCTCCACATTGATCCTACCGCGTTCATACTGATGCTGGCAATTTTGCCCACAACCATCGCGGTGATGCTCATGTCTTTTGTCGACGTCCACAGCACGCATGAACGGTACAACAAGAAGTTCCTAGATGCTTTCTCTCTTATCGCCGTTACTGTTGCCGTTTACCTAATGATCATCATAATCTGTGATCAAGTGTTCATGATAAGTTCAGCTGCGCAGACTGTTTGTTTTGTGATACTCCTGCTGCTAGCCTTATCTCCAGTAGCCGTTGCTGTAAAGGCCCAGAAGCTAGAATCAATACAACATGAAGAACCAACTTCTTCAGAACAAAGAATTGGATTACTCCGGGAAGAGGTAGCAGAGGGTTCTGAAAGTGCCAGCTCAAGTACTGCACTTTTGGGGTCTAACCAAGACCTGTCTGCAGGCAAAGAAAACCTGAATGTGCTACAGGCCATGGGAAAACTCAACTTCTGGTTGCTCTTTCTAGCAATGGCTTGCGGGATGGGATCGGGTCTAGCCACGGTGAACAATATCAGCCAGATCGGCGGCTCCCTTGGCTACACAAACAAGGAGACCAGCACACTAGTGTCACTTTGGAGCATCTGGAACTTCTCAGGGAGGTTTGGTGCAGGCTTCATCTCCGATCATTTCCTTCGCCTGCGAGGAGTCGGCAGGCCATTCTTCATAGGTGCCACGCTATTGATCATGAGTGTGGGTCATGGCATCATCTCCTCCGGTCTTCCTGCATCGCTCTACATTGGCTCGGTGCTCGTTGGCCTGTGCTATGGGTGCCAGTGGGCTCTTATGCCAAGCATAACGTCTGAGATCTTCGGGTTGAACCATTTTGGCACCATCTTCAACATGGTGGCCGTTGCAAGCCCCGTTGGGTCTTACATCCTCTCGGTTCGGGTTGTGGGATACATATACGACATGGAGTCGACACCTCATGAGCATGGCTGCCACGGTAAGCACTGTTTTGCACTGTCTTTTATGATCATGGCCTGTGTGTGCGTGTTTGGGTCTGTTGTTGCATTCGTGTTGTTCGTCAGAACAAGGAAGTTCTATAGGCGGGTTGTATATGCAAGGTTGCAGTCTTTCCTTGACAAATGA
- the LOC101757670 gene encoding AAA-ATPase ASD, mitochondrial, translating into MAAVDKWTGFGSALASFLFLWSVVQRHIPATLTLRLATWSNKLASYFNPYLEVTISEYGAERFRRSDFYLAVEAYLSDACARRARKLRAELGKDSKNLQVSVDDYDEVTDTFHGATIWWHASKKIARSNVISIYPGEDERRFYRVIFHSRHRDLVVDSYLPFVLEEGRAVIVRNRERRLFTNNPSSSWSSYRGGKKQWSHVPFEHPATFDTLAMDPDDKEAIIDDLEAFREAKDYYTKVGKPWKRGYLLYGPPGTGKSTMIAAMANFLDYDVYDLELTAVKNNTELRKLFIETTGKSIIVIEDIDCSVDLTGKRKDKKAEKKTDGEGDDKPKLPVDPDKDDSTKVTLSGLLNFIDGLWSACGGERIIIFTTNHKEKLDPALIRRGRMDKHIEMSYCSFEAFKVLAKNYLDITEHDLFGEVRRLLEETQISPADVAENLMPMSKKKKRDTNACLAALVEALNKAKEEAAAAKAKEEAEAKEKAEAEAKEAKEKAAKETKG; encoded by the coding sequence ATGGCGGCTGTGGACAAGTGGACCGGATTTGGGTCGGCGCTGGCgagcttcctcttcctctggtCCGTGGTGCAGAGACACATCCCCGCCACCCTCACCCTCCGCCTCGCCACCTGGTCCAACAAGCTCGCCTCCTACTTCAACCCCTACCTCGAGGTCACCATCTCCGAGTACGGCGCCGAGCGCTTCCGCCGCAGCGACTTCTACCTAGCCGTCGAGGCCTACCTCTCCGACGCCtgcgcccgccgcgcgcgcaaGCTCAGGGCCGAGCTCGGCAAGGACAGCAAGAACCTCCAGGTCTCCGTCGACGACTACGACGAGGTCACCGACACCTTCCACGGCGCCACCATCTGGTGGCACGCCTCCAAGAAGATCGCCAGGTCCAACGTCATCAGCATATACCCCGGCGAGGACGAGCGCCGCTTCTACCGGGTCATCTTCCACAGCCGCCACCGGGACCTCGTCGTCGACTCCTACCTGCCGTTCGTCCTCGAGGAGGGCCGCGCCGTCATCGTCCGCAACCGCGAGCGCCGCCTCTTCACCAACAACCCCAGCAGCAGCTGGAGCTCCTACCGTGGTGGCAAGAAGCAATGGAGCCACGTCCCGTTCGAGCACCCGGCCACGTTCGACACGCTCGCCATGGACCCCGACGACAAGGAGGCCATCATCGACGACCTTGAGGCGTTCCGGGAGGCCAAGGACTACTACACCAAGGTCGGCAAGCCGTGGAAGCGTGGTTACCTGCTGTATGGCCCCCCAGGCACAGGCAAGTCCACCAtgatcgccgccatggccaacTTCCTCGACTACGACGTCTACGACCTGGAGCTCACGGCGGTGAAGAACAACACAGAGCTGCGCAAGCTCTTCATCGAGACCACCGGCAAGTCCATCATCGTCATCGAGGACATCGACTGCTCCGTCGACCTCACCGGCAAGCGCAAGGACAAGAAAGCAGAGAAGAAGACCGACGGAGAGGGCGACGACAAGCCCAAGCTGCCGGTGGATCCCGACAAGGACGACAGCACCAAGGTCACGCTCTCCGGGCTGCTCAACTTCATCGACGGCCTCTggtcggcgtgcggcggcgagcgcatcatcatcttcaccacCAACCACAAGGAGAAGCTGGACCCGGCGCTGATCCGGCGAGGCCGGATGGACAAGCACATCGAGATGTCCTACTGCAGCTTCGAGGCCTTCAAGGTGCTCGCCAAAAACTACCTGGACATCACCGAGCACGACCTCttcggcgaggtccggcggctGCTCGAGGAGACCCAGATATCGCCGGCGGACGTCGCCGAGAACCTGATGCCCAtgtccaagaagaagaagagggacacCAACGCATGCCTGGCTGCTCTAGTGGAAGCTCTGAACAAGGccaaggaggaggcggccgccgcaAAGGCGAAAGAGGAAGCGGAGGCCAAGgagaaggcggaggcggaggcaaaGGAAGCCAAGGAGAAGGCGGCGAAGGAAACCAAAGGATAA